From Saccharomycodes ludwigii strain NBRC 1722 chromosome IV, whole genome shotgun sequence, one genomic window encodes:
- the MAK10 gene encoding Mak10p (similar to Saccharomyces cerevisiae YEL053C | MAK10 | MAintenance of Killer) yields MNNEKSGESLNLNDSFQKLTLSSDNIEESYADITQLLKDLSSKLEPKTIVKSPLFDLFQGTHALEINNAKLDTGLIENSEEELLFDTSKIPTGENELQIVTSILDKLFKLLVVWLDESQSLSSTILSCRYVETILIYYSKHLTILPSFNTGSENFDFILKSGVCGILYFVKFICFLTSQGVLLEEEDINTHSLDINIFQNMDSPDEIIHLLNISIEKLSITKNYELILLLKIILGLTKIEKIFFPSSPKAQTEGLVVLDSIEEDCRNIIRLNPHHEVPKGSFSNLIQKNLNNFATPRDVASTEGDCYQNIVRMVQDVKVILKLDTAKNSMEIERFAEYFNLLEQKHPLARAIFPLYLMRSDQSILGNKTFFEFLFEQMKEIIPIVHDEKIEQLLQDRHADCENLCCVLFEWYQNNSLNKCRIRQGFSKQMLLWDSAQANLQDLDASDNNADFYPNINSWIYLKKLKTMIDFQLKGFELELYKTWESFSIFWSCYCLLRHKEILLTSILDYISKETSHIKNINKKAKKLQGERREKMKKQYKLMVNTVMPELIKTGKNIQFELMNNNICKKLCLVELIQFGILKSYNKVDNKLSSSMAWNDPELLHNLRFKSFQSIGIPELPSFKEYNQALEELLIPESLLDVKLVQTVDFIDKELLEVKHGIEQILKSIGTSRKGKNSDDLFKTNLNLVLEESFVWYTSLLNSVSELKINAHGFIKNLSANSKKDKSECRVELVIPDKCNPMFPILKLYSGNNSNSMRVN; encoded by the coding sequence atgaataatgaaaaaagtgGAGAAAGTTTAAACTTGAATGATTCATTTCAAAAACTGACACTATCTTCTGATAACATTGAAGAATCTTATGCTGATATCACacaattattaaaagaccTTTCATCAAAATTAGAGCCAAAGACTATTGTTAAATCACCAttgtttgatttatttcaaGGGACCCATGCGCTGGAAATTAATAACGCCAAATTAGATACCGGTCTTATCGAAAACTCCGAagaagaattattatttgatacAAGTAAGATACCAACAGGTGAAAACGAACTCCAAATAGTCACTAGTATTTTAGACaagttatttaaattattggtTGTTTGGTTGGATGAATCACAAAGTTTAAGTAGCACCATCCTAAGTTGTAGATATGTGGAAACAATCTTGATTTATTACAGCAAGCACCTAACCATATTACCTTCATTTAACACTGGATCCGAAAACTTTGactttattttgaaaagtgGGGTCTGTggaattttatattttgtaaagtttatttgttttttaacttCACAAGGCGTTCTTTTAGAGGAAGAAGACATTAATACCCATTCTttagatataaatattttccaaaatatgGATAGCCCAGATGAAATTATACacttattaaatatttcaattgaaaaattatcaattaccaaaaattatgaattgatacttttattgaaaattatcCTTGGATTAAccaaaattgaaaaaatttttttcccatCCTCACCGAAGGCACAAACTGAGGGGTTAGTTGTGCTAGATTCAATCGAAGAAGATTgtagaaatattattaggcTGAATCCACATCATGAAGTTCCAAAGGGTTCATTTTCTAACTTGATCCAGAAAAacttaaataattttgctACACCCAGAGATGTTGCATCTACAGAAGGCGACTGCTATCAAAACATTGTGAGAATGGTTCAAGATGTTAAAGTAATTCTGAAATTAGACACTGCTAAAAATTCAATGGAAATTGAAAGATTTGctgaatattttaatttgctAGAACAAAAGCACCCATTGGCGAGAGCTATATTCCCCCTCTATTTAATGCGGAGTGACCAATCGATACTAGGGaacaaaacattttttgaATTCTTGTTTGAACAGATGAAAGAAATTATTCCTATAGTCCATGACGAAAAAATAGAACAATTATTACAAGATAGACATGCTGACTGCGAAAATTTGTGTTGCGTTTTGTTTGAATGGTATCAAAACaattctttaaataaatgCAGGATCAGACAAGGCTTTAGTAAACAAATGTTATTATGGGATTCAGCTCAGGCTAATTTGCAAGACTTAGATGCTTCAGACAATAATGCCGACTTTTATCCCAATATCAACAGTTGGatctatttaaaaaaattaaaaaccaTGATTGATTTCCAATTGAAAGGGTTTGAATTGGAGTTGTATAAAACTTGGGAGTCTTTTAGTATCTTTTGGAGTTGCTATTGTCTCTTGCGCCacaaagaaattttattaactaGTATTTTAGATTATATTTCTAAAGAAACCAGtcatattaaaaatataaataaaaaggctAAAAAACTACAAGGCGAGAGGAGggagaaaatgaaaaaacaGTACAAGTTAATGGTGAATACTGTCATGCCcgaattaattaaaacggggaaaaatattcaattcGAACtaatgaataataatatctgtaaaaaattatgcCTTGTAGAACTTATTCAATTTGGAATATTGAAGTCATATAATAAAGTAGACAATAAACTATCTAGTTCTATGGCTTGGAACGACCCAGAGTTATTGCATAATCTACGATTTAAAAGTTTCCAAAGCATTGGAATTCCTGAGTTGCCAAGTTTCAAAGAATATAACCAGGCACTAGAAGAATTGCTAATTCCAGAATCTCTGTTAGATGTTAAATTGGTCCAAACGGTTGATTTTATAGATAAAGAGTTACTAGAGGTTAAACATGGTATTGAACAGATCTTGAAAAGCATTGGAACTTCCAGAAAGGGTAAAAATAGTGATGATTtgtttaaaacaaatttaaatttagtgTTGGAAGAATCTTTTGTATGGTATACCAGCTTACTAA